In Streptomyces thermolilacinus SPC6, a single genomic region encodes these proteins:
- a CDS encoding peptidoglycan-binding protein: protein MAVPLSPDRLLAALRAEGVRVVEHPGWRTRNRNHTGAWGPVNGVMIHHTVTSGTTASVELCANGYDRLPGPLCHGVITKDGAVHLVGNGRANHAGGGDPSVLQAVTTETYGARPPVPRAHQGSAHAVDGNARFYGFECVNLGDGADPWPPAQLDAIERASAALCRAHGWGAKSVIGHLEWSDHKSDPRGFAMPGMRERVQRRLGAAPSGGTPAPKPATPRYQPFPGTAFFRSNPSSPVITAMGRRLVAEGCGRYQVGPGPRWSEADRRSYAAWQRKLGFTGADADGWPGAASWNVLKVPYTP, encoded by the coding sequence ATGGCAGTCCCCCTCTCCCCCGACCGGCTCCTCGCCGCCCTGCGCGCCGAGGGCGTCCGCGTCGTCGAACACCCCGGCTGGCGCACCCGCAACCGCAACCACACGGGCGCCTGGGGCCCGGTCAACGGCGTGATGATCCACCACACCGTCACCAGCGGCACCACCGCCTCCGTCGAACTGTGCGCCAACGGCTACGACCGCCTGCCCGGCCCGCTGTGCCACGGCGTCATCACCAAGGACGGCGCCGTCCACCTCGTGGGCAACGGCCGCGCCAACCACGCGGGCGGAGGCGACCCGTCCGTCCTCCAGGCGGTGACCACCGAGACGTACGGGGCCAGGCCGCCCGTCCCCCGCGCCCACCAGGGCAGCGCGCACGCCGTCGACGGCAACGCCCGCTTCTACGGCTTCGAGTGCGTCAACCTCGGCGACGGCGCCGACCCGTGGCCGCCCGCCCAGCTCGACGCGATCGAACGCGCCAGCGCCGCGCTGTGCCGGGCGCACGGCTGGGGCGCCAAGTCCGTGATCGGCCACCTGGAGTGGTCCGACCACAAGAGCGACCCGCGCGGGTTCGCCATGCCCGGGATGCGCGAGCGGGTCCAGCGGAGGCTCGGCGCCGCCCCGTCCGGCGGGACGCCCGCCCCGAAGCCCGCCACGCCCCGCTACCAGCCCTTCCCCGGCACCGCGTTCTTCCGCTCCAACCCCAGCTCGCCGGTCATCACCGCGATGGGCCGCAGGCTCGTCGCCGAGGGCTGCGGCCGCTACCAGGTGGGCCCCGGCCCGCGCTGGTCGGAGGCCGACCGGAGGTCGTACGCGGCCTGGCAGCGCAAGCTCGGCTTCACCGGCGCCGACGCCGACGGCTGGCCGGGCGCCGCCTCCTGGAACGTGCTGAAGGTCCCGTACACCCCGTGA